The Mycobacterium haemophilum DSM 44634 sequence TAAACCGCAAATACAGCGTCTCGCGGGAGAATCGGACGTGACCCCGCAGGCTGCGCTCGGCGTCGCCGGGGAGGACAGGACGCAACATCAGGTGGCTGCCGTCGCGAAGTTGTATGGGGATGGGCGTGATGAACCCGGCGAGACGCTGCCGGACCGTGCGCAACAGCCGCCGCGTGATACCGGGAATCTGCACCATCTGGGCGAAGGCGTCGGTGTCACCTACCCAACCGGTCAGTGGTTCGGTCGTGGTAACCGTTGCCGTCCTCCGGCCGTCACGCAGCAAAGCGATCTCGCCAATGATCATGCCGTGGGACGCCTGCCCGACGATCACTGCGCCGTCGTCGCCGACACGCCTCACCTCGGCAGTACCCGACGAGATCAGCAGGAACGAAACGGCTTTCTCGCCCTGCTGCATCAGCACCTGGCCGGCCGCGGCCACCAGGGGCTTAACGCTGGCCGCTAACGACATCAAGTCCTCGGCGGAACAACCCTGGAAGATGTCCATTGCCGCAAGCTCTTCGGCCCGATCGGCGATCAACTCGGCCACTGCGACATCCCGGGGGTCTCAGGGGTTAGACACGGGACTCGCGGTGCCCGCATTGCCATGAACCCGCCACCCCGTTCTCGTCTCGCGGTCCGATGCGACTCAGGGTATGGCTTCTGCTGCTGCGGCGGCAACAAGACGCGCGTCGGGGCGCCGACACTAGGCTGTCCTCAGTGAATTGCGACAACAACCCAAGCCAGGACCCGCTCGAGTTGACCCGCGGTCTGCTCAACACGACCGCCGTCCTGCGGAACGGTTTTTTGGACGTGCTGGGCGAATCGACGAGTTCTTTGGCCCCGACCTTGGCTCAGCGGGCCATGAACAGCCGGTTCGTTGCGACCGTGTACGAACGGCTGTGGCGCCCGACCTCCTTTTACGCCGCCAGCGGCGTCACCACCCGAGCCGAGCAGCATCGCGCGGCGGCGGCGCTGCGTCTATCGAATGCGACACGATTGCTCGACGTCGCTTGCGGGCCAGGCAATTTCACCGCGCCGCTGGCACAACGACTGCCGGACGGCAGCCTCGCGGTCGGATTCGACATTTCTGCGCCGATGCTAACGCGAGCAGTGCTGGACAACAGCGGACCGCGGACATGTTATGTCCGCGGTGACGCGCACCTGCTGCCCTTTGACGATGAAACATTCGACGCTGTCTGCTGTTTCGGCGCGCTGTACCTGATGCCGGAGCCGTTCCGGGTCGCGCACGAGATGGTGCGAGTGCTCCGGCCTGGCGGCCGGATCGCGATCCTGACCAGCTATGCCGGGCAAGCCGCTGCGGTCCGGTACGCCCTGACCACTGCCGCCCGCTCGATCGGGCTCACGGTCTTCGACCGACAGACGTTCGTCGACCTGTTTTCGTCGGCCGGGCTGGTGAACATCCAGCAGCAAGCACAACGCGTGCTGCAGTTCGTCACCGCCAGTAAGCCCGGATGAGGCGCGTCTAACGTTACGAGGCGGCCGCGCAAACTCCGAGGAGCCGCACGATTGGCGTGCCCGCTTCGTACTCGACGACCCAGGGGTCACCGCCATTGACCGGCTCGGACGTCAGCGTGAACATCACAGGTTGGCCGCTGCGCTGAGACATCTGGGTGCATTCGACCTGGAATAGACGGTAATCGCCGTCGTGTCGGATGGCCAGCGAGAAACCCGGCTCGACGGATTCGACCGGTACTTTTTGCAGGTAGTACTTGGTGCTCATGCTTCGACAATAGGGCGGGCCGGTGACGAGATCCGGTGCGGCACACCCGTCTTAGCAAATGCTCAGCTGATTTTTGGCATCACAACAGAATGCACGCTGGGCGACTGGTGTCACACGGATAGTACGGGCGCCCGGAGATGTCCCGAGTGGTCGCTAAGGCCGCGCGTGACGACTCGGTGGAAGTGCCCTCTCAGTCACCGCGCATCGCCGCGTTACCGGCCGCACCGTCCCGGCCGCCACGTTCAGCAAAACTGTTGAACAGCACGGTATTCCAGCTTCCACCCGCACCGACAACGACATGGTCTCCACAGACCGATTTGCCAATGTCTTGACTCATCACGGGTGGAGCTAAGGGTGTGTGGTCTCAGGACATCGGAATAGCATGTCTCAAGACATCGGAATAGGTTGATGAACCGATGTTGGGTGGGTGTCGAAAGCCCGTCTGGTTATCACTGCTGTCGTTGTCGAGGGTCGTAGCCAATCTGAGGTGGCTCAGCAGTAGGGGGTTTCCCAGGGGTGGATTTCGCGCCTGGTCAAGCGTTATCGCCTCGAAGGTGCGGCCGCGTTCGAGCCACGCTCGCGTCGGCCGCACACCAGCCCGACCCGGCTGCCCCAGGCCACCATCGATCTGATCATTGGCCTGCGCAACGATCTGGCCAGCAAAGGACTCGACCACGGGCCCCACACCATCGCCTGGCACCTGCGCCATCACCACGGTCTAGTGGTGTCGGTGCCCAGCATCCACCGTCACCTGGCAGCGGCCGGCTTGATCACCTCCACCCCTTAGCGGCGACCCAAGTCCTCCTACATCCGCTTTGCCGCCGAACAACCCAACGAACGCTGGCAAGCCGACTTCACCCACTGGTGGCTCGCCGACGCTACCCACGTCGAGATCTTGAACTGGATCGACGATCACGCCCGCTACGCCCTCTCGGTCACCGCCCATCGCCGCGTCACCGGCTCCATCGTCCTAGCCGAATTCCGCAAAGCCATAGCCACCCATGGCATTCCATACTCAACCTTGACCGACAACGGCATGGTGTTCACCACCTGCTTCTCCGGCGGCAAAGGCGGACGCAACCACTTTGAAACCGAACTGCACCGCCTAGGCGTCACCCAGATCAACTCCACGCCTAATCACCCGACCACCTGCGGAAAAGTCGAGCGCTTCCACCAGACCCTCAAAAAATGGCTCACCGCCCAGCCCCGCGCTACCACCATCACCGAACTACAAACCCAACTTAATGAGTTCACCGACATCTACAACCGCCACCGCCCACACCGCGAACTACCCCATCACGCCACCCCGGCAACCACCTACACCGCCCGACCCAAAGCCACCCCCAGCAAACAGCCCGACACCCACAACCGAGTCCGCCGCGACCGCATCGACCAATTCGGAAAACTCACCCTGCGCCACGCCGGACAACTCCACCACATCGGCATCGGCCGAACCCACGCCCACACCCGTGTCCTGTTACTCATCCAAGACCTCAACATCCGAATCATCAACGCCGCCACCGGCGAACTCATCCGCCAGCTAATACTGGACCCGACCAGGAACTACCAACCCCGCACCGCCCCCAGCACCCACCCAAAGAAAAAGCCCGAACCCTAACCGAGGGTTCGGACCTATTCCGATGTCTTGACACATCACATGGTGGAGCTAAGGGGAATCGAACCCCTGACCTACTCGATGCGAACGAGTCGCGCTACCAACTGCGCCATAGCCCCTGATTGCTAGCAGGCTACCAGTTCCAGGACAGCCCCAGCACCGTCGCGGGCGCTACTGGCCCACGGCTCGCGGTAGGTCCCTGGGCCAGCCAAACGTCCGGATCGGCATCTCGTAGTCCAGGTGCTCGAAGATGGGGTCCTCGTCATCGATTTCCAGGACCACCGCGCCCGGACGCCGCAGCCGCGACGGGACCACGTCAAATTCACGGTCACGAGCGTTCTCCACGCCGAGCCGAGCACGTGCCATCCGATGGATCCGACGGCGACGCACCTTCTCCTCGATCCGGGTTTGCCGGCGCAAATAGGCCAGATAGAGCACCGTGACGGCGGTGGCGCTACCGCAGATCCACCAGGCGCTCGAATCCACTTCGAACGCCGCGGTGGCCGAGCCGACCAAGATGATCGCCATCACCATCAGCACCCGCTTGCGGAACGCGTACTTGCGCGCACTGACCGCGGCGGCGGTCTTGGTGTCGTACCGACGCTGCCGTGAAACAGCCGGCGCGACTGTCGCCGGCGACTCGTCGTCCTGCTGCTCGAGCTCTAGGCCCGACGAGTCGTCGACGTATTCGTACCGGTCACCTTGCTCGTGCTCAGCCTCAGCGTCGGCGGCAAGCAGGACGGGCTCAGTTACCTCGCCGTTTTCCCCGGCCGGCAGCGCCGCCGAATCCTCGACGACGTCGACGTCCAGGTAGTCGGGATCGGTGGGCCCGGCCGCCGCAACCTCCATGACCACCGGACGTGGACGCCGCATATCGTCGACGTTTTGGTCCTGGTCTTCGTCGAGGTCCTGGTCAGCATCGGCGAACTCACCCTCGACCGAGTCCTGCCGCCAGTCCTCATCCGGCTTCCAGTCGGGGTCGCTGCGATGACCGGCGGCGGGACGGCCTCGCTTGAGCAGTCGGACACCGGCATCGCCGTTGAGCACCCGAGTCGCCAACGCCACATCGCTGGTGCGCCGAACCGCGTCACGTTTGCTGATCAGCATCGGCACCAGCACGAACAGCCACAGCACCACCAACGAAATCCACAGCAGCGATTGGGGGATGCTCGGCATGATGACCTGTTCCTTTCCCCGGCGAGGCCGATCGGTGACCAACCCGACCCGGGTCAACGCGACCAGGACAATTACACACCTGTAATTTCCCTAGGACAAGCACCGCAAGCACCAAACGTCACTCGTGTCACGTCAGCCACACGACGGAGGCAGCTTTTCACCAGACGCGTGACTAGAGCCAGCTAGCGTGCCCGGCTCGGACCAGGCTCGACGTCACCGACCCGGCGACCTCTTCGATGGTGAGGGCCATCAACAGGTGGTCACGCCACGCCCGGTCGACCTCGAGGTAGCGGCGCAACAAGCCCTCTTCACGGAATCCGACCTTTGCCAGCACGGCCCGGCTCGCCGCATTCTCGGGGCGCACGGTGGCCTCCACCCGATGCAACATGACCGGGCCGAAGCAGTGGTCGAGGCCCAACGCCAACGCCCCGGTTGCCACCCCGCCACCGGTCGCCGAGCTCGATACCCAATAGCCAATCCACGCCGACCGCAACGCCCCGTGGGTAACGTTGCCAATGGTCAACTGACCGCAGAAGTTTCCGTCGAGTTCAATCGCGTACGGCAGCATGCGACCTTTGCGGGCCTCCGAACGCAGACCCGAGCACAGCACCTGCCACGCGGCAACCGAGTGCCGGACCACCCAATCGCCGTCCGTGCTGGGTTCCCACGGCTCGAGGTACGCGCGGTCGGCCAACCGGATGCGGCTCCACTGCGCGCCATCGCGCAACCGCACCGCCCGCAACCGGATCACGCCAGCCGCAACCCGCAGCGGTCCCACGTTCAACGGCCAACCCGGGTGCCGGGCATTGGAGCGCAACAGGTTCACGAGAGCGTGCAGTCGGATCACTCAGCCGCGCTGAGCAAGGAAGGCGACGTCGACGATCTCACCGGTACGAATCTGCTCGGCGCCACTGGGAATTACGACCAGACAGTTTGCTTCGGCAAGCGTCGCCAGTAAATGCGACGACGCACCAGGAGCGCCGCCCAGCGCCTGCACCAGGTATTCACCGGTGTCCTGATCCCGCATCAGCTGACCGCGCAGGTAGCCTTTACGCCCGGCCACCGAAGTGATCGGCGATAGCGTGCGAGCCTGCACGATCCGGCGCATTGGTTGGCGCTTGCCCAGCGACAGCCGGATCAACGGCCGAACCATTACTTCGAAGACCACCAGAGCACTAACCGGATTGGCCGGCAGCAGAAATGTCGGAACGCCCTCGCGACCCAGCTGCCCGAAGCCCTGAACGGAGCCAGGATGCATGGCGACGCGAACGACCTCCATCTCGCCCAGCTCCGAGAGCACCGACCGCACCGCCTCGGCCGCCGCCCCCCCGACTCCGCCGGCGATCACCACGACCTCGGCCCGGCTGATCTGGCCCTCGACGATTTCGCCGAGCTCCTTCGGGTCGTTGCTGACGATGCCGATGCGGTTCACCTCCGCGCCGGCATCGCGGCCGGCCGCGGCCAATGCATACGAGTTGACGTCGTACACCTGCCCGTTGCCGGGGGTGCGCGAGATGTCGACCAGCTCCCCACCTACGGCCAGGACCGACAGCCGTGGCCGCGGGTGCACCAGCACTCGTTCGCGGCCGACCGCCGCGAGCAGCCCCACCTGGGCCGCCCCGATGATCGTTCCGGCGCGCACGGCGACGTCACCAGGCTGCACATCGTCCCCCACGCGCCGCACGTAGGCACCCGACGGCGCGCCGCGCAGAATCCGCACCCGCGACAGGCCGCCGTCGGTCCACCGCACCGGCAGGACCGCATCGGCCAGCGTCGGCAACGGGGCCCCGGTCTGCACTCGGGCAGCCTGGCGGGGCTGCAGCCTGCTGGGTGTGCGCGTACCGGCCTCGATGGTTCCCATCACCGGCAAGGTCAGCACCTCACGCCCATCCTCATCGGATGGATCGGATTCACCGACACCCGACTCACCGACACCCATGACGTCGACGCTGCGCACCGCGTAACCGTCGATCGCGGCCTGGTCGAAACCGGGCAATGGCCGTTCGGTCACCACTTCTTCGGCGCACATCAATCCCTGTGCCTCGGCAATGGCGACCCGGATTGGCCGCGGGGCTACCGCGGCGGCCGAGATCCGGGCCTGCTGCTCTTCCACAGAACGCACAAGCGCGCCTTTCTGCCCTCAGCCCTGCCGGGCACCGCGTCGGGCGAGCCGGGCCCGCCGTGGCCGGCTCTTGGAATCTGGTAGCCAGGCTATTGCTCGGTTAGGCCCAACCGCGCCACCAACCACCGCCGCAAATCCGGGCCATAGTCGTCACGATCTAACGCAAAGTCAACCGCAGCCTTCAGGTAGCCGCCGGGATTTCCCAAGTCGTGTCGAGATCCGCGATGCACCACGACGTGGACCGGATGGCCCTCGTTGATCAGTAGCGCGATCGCGTCGGTGATCTGCACCTCGCCGCCTGCGCCACGGTCGACGCGACGCAACGCATCGAAGATTGCGCGATCGAGCACATAGCGACCGGCTGCCGCAAACGTCGAAGGGGCGTCTTCGGCCTTGGGCTTTTCCACCATGCCGATGACCTTCAGCACGTCAGGATTGTCCCCACCGGGAACCGGCTCGACGTCGAAAACCCCGTATGCGCTGATCTCCTCCGGCGCCACCTCGATGGCACACAACACCGTGCCGCCGTGGCGGGCCCGCACCTTCGACATCGTCTCCAGCACACCGGTCGGCAACACCAAGTCATCGGGCA is a genomic window containing:
- a CDS encoding class I SAM-dependent methyltransferase; translation: MNCDNNPSQDPLELTRGLLNTTAVLRNGFLDVLGESTSSLAPTLAQRAMNSRFVATVYERLWRPTSFYAASGVTTRAEQHRAAAALRLSNATRLLDVACGPGNFTAPLAQRLPDGSLAVGFDISAPMLTRAVLDNSGPRTCYVRGDAHLLPFDDETFDAVCCFGALYLMPEPFRVAHEMVRVLRPGGRIAILTSYAGQAAAVRYALTTAARSIGLTVFDRQTFVDLFSSAGLVNIQQQAQRVLQFVTASKPG
- a CDS encoding UTP--glucose-1-phosphate uridylyltransferase; the encoded protein is MSPPPSAQVPIPFTAIVPAAGLGTRFLPATKTVPKELLPVVDTPGIELVAAEAAAAGAERLVIVTSEGKDGVVAHFVQDLVLEGTLLARGNKAMLAKVRRAPELIKVESVVQAEPLGLGHAIGCAEPALAPDEDAVSVLLPDDLVLPTGVLETMSKVRARHGGTVLCAIEVAPEEISAYGVFDVEPVPGGDNPDVLKVIGMVEKPKAEDAPSTFAAAGRYVLDRAIFDALRRVDRGAGGEVQITDAIALLINEGHPVHVVVHRGSRHDLGNPGGYLKAAVDFALDRDDYGPDLRRWLVARLGLTEQ
- a CDS encoding integrase core domain-containing protein, which translates into the protein MRFAAEQPNERWQADFTHWWLADATHVEILNWIDDHARYALSVTAHRRVTGSIVLAEFRKAIATHGIPYSTLTDNGMVFTTCFSGGKGGRNHFETELHRLGVTQINSTPNHPTTCGKVERFHQTLKKWLTAQPRATTITELQTQLNEFTDIYNRHRPHRELPHHATPATTYTARPKATPSKQPDTHNRVRRDRIDQFGKLTLRHAGQLHHIGIGRTHAHTRVLLLIQDLNIRIINAATGELIRQLILDPTRNYQPRTAPSTHPKKKPEP
- the glp gene encoding gephyrin-like molybdotransferase Glp, whose translation is MRSVEEQQARISAAAVAPRPIRVAIAEAQGLMCAEEVVTERPLPGFDQAAIDGYAVRSVDVMGVGESGVGESDPSDEDGREVLTLPVMGTIEAGTRTPSRLQPRQAARVQTGAPLPTLADAVLPVRWTDGGLSRVRILRGAPSGAYVRRVGDDVQPGDVAVRAGTIIGAAQVGLLAAVGRERVLVHPRPRLSVLAVGGELVDISRTPGNGQVYDVNSYALAAAGRDAGAEVNRIGIVSNDPKELGEIVEGQISRAEVVVIAGGVGGAAAEAVRSVLSELGEMEVVRVAMHPGSVQGFGQLGREGVPTFLLPANPVSALVVFEVMVRPLIRLSLGKRQPMRRIVQARTLSPITSVAGRKGYLRGQLMRDQDTGEYLVQALGGAPGASSHLLATLAEANCLVVIPSGAEQIRTGEIVDVAFLAQRG
- a CDS encoding GNAT family N-acetyltransferase, producing MNLLRSNARHPGWPLNVGPLRVAAGVIRLRAVRLRDGAQWSRIRLADRAYLEPWEPSTDGDWVVRHSVAAWQVLCSGLRSEARKGRMLPYAIELDGNFCGQLTIGNVTHGALRSAWIGYWVSSSATGGGVATGALALGLDHCFGPVMLHRVEATVRPENAASRAVLAKVGFREEGLLRRYLEVDRAWRDHLLMALTIEEVAGSVTSSLVRAGHASWL
- a CDS encoding GNAT family N-acetyltransferase — translated: MDIFQGCSAEDLMSLAASVKPLVAAAGQVLMQQGEKAVSFLLISSGTAEVRRVGDDGAVIVGQASHGMIIGEIALLRDGRRTATVTTTEPLTGWVGDTDAFAQMVQIPGITRRLLRTVRQRLAGFITPIPIQLRDGSHLMLRPVLPGDAERSLRGHVRFSRETLYLRFMSARAPSEELMHYLSEVDYVDHFVWVVTDGGDPVADARFVRDESDPTVAEIAFTVADAYQGRGVGTFLIGALSIAAHVNGVTRFSARMLTDNGPMRAIMDHHGAVWQRDDIGVVTTVIDVPRQRDLIIGRAMADQIAGVVRQVIGAVG
- a CDS encoding helix-turn-helix domain-containing protein; translated protein: MVKRYRLEGAAAFEPRSRRPHTSPTRLPQATIDLIIGLRNDLASKGLDHGPHTIAWHLRHHHGLVVSVPSIHRHLAAAGLITSTP
- the glpR gene encoding gephyrin-like molybdotransferase receptor GlpR, encoding MPSIPQSLLWISLVVLWLFVLVPMLISKRDAVRRTSDVALATRVLNGDAGVRLLKRGRPAAGHRSDPDWKPDEDWRQDSVEGEFADADQDLDEDQDQNVDDMRRPRPVVMEVAAAGPTDPDYLDVDVVEDSAALPAGENGEVTEPVLLAADAEAEHEQGDRYEYVDDSSGLELEQQDDESPATVAPAVSRQRRYDTKTAAAVSARKYAFRKRVLMVMAIILVGSATAAFEVDSSAWWICGSATAVTVLYLAYLRRQTRIEEKVRRRRIHRMARARLGVENARDREFDVVPSRLRRPGAVVLEIDDEDPIFEHLDYEMPIRTFGWPRDLPRAVGQ